Proteins encoded together in one Gemmatimonadetes bacterium T265 window:
- a CDS encoding hypoxanthine phosphoribosyltransferase, translated as MPPPSPTQSSAIAAPPSPPIDPAHDPRLAGRKLLRVVYTEQEIAARVAALGREITAAYPDGELLVLGLLKGSFIFLSDLVRQVVRPLQVDFLVASSYGDATVSSGNVRLVYDPETSLEGKHILLVEDIVDSGRTLQTLVGLLGERRPRSLEICALLHKHTASCLEHPVRFVGFGAPEEFLVGYGLDHAEQFRHVPYVASLAS; from the coding sequence GTGCCTCCTCCCTCTCCGACGCAGTCGTCCGCGATCGCCGCGCCGCCCAGCCCGCCCATCGACCCCGCGCACGACCCGCGGCTCGCTGGGCGCAAATTGCTGCGCGTGGTGTATACCGAGCAGGAGATCGCCGCGCGCGTCGCGGCGCTCGGGCGGGAGATCACGGCCGCGTACCCGGACGGCGAATTACTCGTACTCGGGTTGCTCAAGGGCAGCTTCATCTTCTTGAGCGACCTCGTGCGGCAGGTCGTCCGCCCGCTGCAGGTCGATTTTCTCGTTGCATCGAGCTATGGCGATGCGACCGTCTCGAGCGGCAACGTCCGCCTGGTCTACGATCCGGAAACCTCGCTCGAGGGTAAACACATTCTATTAGTCGAGGACATCGTCGATTCGGGGCGCACGCTGCAGACGCTCGTCGGACTGCTCGGCGAGCGGCGGCCGCGCTCGCTCGAGATTTGCGCGCTGTTGCACAAGCACACCGCGTCCTGTCTGGAGCACCCGGTCCGGTTCGTCGGGTTCGGCGCACCCGAGGAGTTCCTCGTCGGCTACGGCCTCGATCACGCCGAACAGTTCCGACATGTGCCGTACGTGGCGAGCCTTGCGTCGTAA
- the ftsH_2 gene encoding ATP-dependent zinc metalloprotease FtsH, with the protein MSGEPTRERRNWRTRVRLDLLTRSGGPVRYGLLALVLALTVAVATGWRVLHPGAPEAVSVAYSELATFIDANRVGDVLVDAGGTRVTAQLKARELVGFHVTGVVTASVPARALTVDVLDRWARTGARVRVADADAVTGQELVQIVGLLLLATVVGFTLVRQRGGGTARRFGATPPDRQLTLADVGGAQEARADVRDVVAYLKAPERFRAMGAKCPKGLLLVGPPGTGKTLLARAIAGEAGVPVIQAAGSDFNEMYVGVGSKRVRQLAKQAREQAPCIVFIDEFDSLGGRRGRPNRSGEEEVTLNQLLVEMDGMAGSEGVVWMAATNREDMLDPAVRRPGRFDRVVEVGLPTAADRLEILRIHARAAKLAPDVDLERLAQLTVGHSGAELANLLNEAAIVAVQDDASLITAAHIEQARDKILLGRVRAGVVVRDDERRLIALHEAGHAVVGLIACPEDRLHKVTIQPRGRTMGAAHFAPDSDRHLHTRRYLLGVLAKTLGGRAAELVFVGPEEITSGAGGDLVQATGVARRMVADFGMSDEVGLVSADASANGGAPSSQLLGQIDSATRALIREQAARAEALVREHRAAVEAVADALIARDVLSADEVIALAEAHGVSVAQRPLAAA; encoded by the coding sequence TTGTCCGGCGAACCGACCCGCGAGCGCCGGAACTGGCGCACGCGGGTGCGGCTCGACCTCCTGACGCGAAGCGGAGGGCCGGTCCGCTACGGTCTCCTCGCGCTGGTGCTCGCGCTGACCGTAGCCGTCGCGACGGGGTGGCGCGTGCTGCACCCGGGCGCGCCGGAGGCGGTCTCCGTGGCGTACTCGGAGCTGGCGACCTTCATCGACGCGAACCGGGTGGGCGACGTACTGGTCGACGCGGGCGGTACGCGGGTGACGGCGCAACTGAAAGCGCGCGAGCTCGTCGGCTTTCACGTCACCGGAGTCGTGACGGCGTCCGTTCCGGCGCGCGCGCTCACGGTCGACGTCCTGGACCGGTGGGCGCGCACGGGCGCGCGGGTGCGCGTGGCCGACGCGGACGCGGTGACCGGCCAGGAACTGGTCCAGATCGTCGGCCTGCTGCTGCTCGCGACCGTCGTCGGATTCACGCTCGTGCGCCAGCGGGGCGGCGGAACCGCGCGCCGGTTTGGCGCCACCCCGCCCGATCGGCAGCTCACGCTTGCCGACGTCGGGGGCGCGCAGGAAGCCCGCGCCGATGTCCGCGACGTGGTCGCGTATCTGAAAGCGCCGGAACGCTTCCGCGCCATGGGCGCGAAGTGTCCCAAGGGTCTACTGCTGGTCGGCCCGCCCGGCACCGGGAAAACACTCCTCGCCCGTGCGATCGCGGGCGAGGCCGGCGTTCCGGTCATCCAGGCCGCCGGCTCCGACTTCAACGAGATGTACGTCGGCGTCGGGTCGAAGCGCGTCCGCCAACTCGCAAAGCAGGCACGCGAGCAGGCGCCGTGCATCGTCTTCATCGACGAGTTCGACTCGCTCGGCGGCCGTCGCGGGCGGCCGAACCGGTCGGGCGAAGAAGAGGTCACGCTCAACCAGCTACTCGTCGAGATGGACGGCATGGCGGGGAGCGAGGGCGTGGTCTGGATGGCGGCGACGAACCGTGAGGACATGCTCGACCCGGCCGTGCGGCGCCCGGGGCGCTTCGACCGCGTCGTCGAGGTCGGGCTCCCCACGGCCGCGGACCGGCTGGAAATTCTGCGGATCCACGCGCGCGCGGCCAAGCTCGCCCCCGACGTCGACCTCGAGCGCCTGGCGCAGCTGACGGTCGGGCACTCGGGCGCCGAGCTCGCCAACCTGCTGAACGAGGCGGCGATCGTCGCGGTGCAGGACGACGCGTCGCTGATCACCGCCGCGCACATCGAGCAGGCGCGCGACAAGATCCTGCTCGGCCGCGTGCGGGCGGGCGTCGTCGTGCGCGACGACGAGCGTCGGCTGATCGCCCTGCACGAGGCGGGGCACGCCGTCGTCGGGCTGATCGCCTGTCCGGAGGACCGGCTGCACAAGGTCACGATCCAGCCGCGCGGCCGGACGATGGGCGCGGCGCACTTCGCGCCCGACTCGGACCGCCACCTGCACACGCGCCGGTACCTGCTCGGCGTGCTCGCGAAAACGTTAGGCGGCCGCGCGGCCGAGCTGGTGTTCGTGGGGCCGGAGGAGATCACCTCGGGCGCGGGCGGAGACCTCGTGCAGGCGACGGGCGTCGCGCGCCGCATGGTCGCCGACTTCGGGATGAGCGACGAGGTCGGGCTCGTGAGCGCGGACGCCTCGGCGAACGGCGGCGCGCCCTCGTCGCAGCTGCTCGGCCAGATCGACTCGGCGACGCGCGCGCTGATCCGCGAGCAGGCGGCGCGCGCCGAGGCGCTGGTCCGCGAGCACCGGGCCGCGGTCGAGGCGGTGGCGGACGCGCTGATCGCGCGCGACGTGCTGAGCGCGGACGAGGTGATCGCGCTGGCCGAGGCGCACGGGGTCTCGGTGGCACAGCGCCCCCTCGCCGCTGCCTAA
- a CDS encoding malate synthase, protein MSALPSGVAVRPPGSGDLPLAADRVLTPAALAFVADLERRFGARRRALLDERRARQAHITAGELPDFAADAGDVRAGDWRVAPTPADLDRRRVEITGPVDRKMMINALNSRADCFMADLEDANSPTWRNVVDGQANLMDAVRRTLTLEQGGRRYALDETTATLLVRPRGWHLDERHVLVDGRPVSATLFDSGLYMFHNAAESLARGTGPYFYLPKLESREEARLWNDVFVHAQQALGVPHGSVRATVLVETILAAFAMDEILFELRDHASGLNAGRWDYIFSAIKKLGTAPGAPVLPDRAQVTMTVPFMRAYTELLVRTCHRRGAHAIGGMAAFIPNRRDAAVTEAAVARVREDKLREAADGFDGTWVAHPDLVPVAMQVFAERLGERPNQKDRLRDDVVADARAIADLRVPGGTVTDAGVRLNVNVALQYLEAWLRGSGAVAIHNLMEDAATAEISRAQLWQWVHRGVTTADGTRVTPEHYRAVRTAELDALEAERAGTGHRLAAAAALLDRLVLSEKFEEFLTLGAYALLDGAVDADGTAVPGDDPDPEPPHGDPLRGHVTARTPR, encoded by the coding sequence ATGTCCGCGCTGCCCTCCGGCGTTGCCGTCCGTCCGCCCGGGTCGGGTGACCTCCCGCTCGCTGCCGACCGGGTGCTCACCCCCGCCGCCCTGGCATTCGTGGCCGACCTCGAGCGACGCTTCGGCGCCCGTCGGCGCGCGTTGCTGGACGAACGCCGCGCGCGGCAGGCGCACATCACGGCGGGCGAGCTGCCGGACTTCGCGGCGGACGCGGGCGACGTCCGCGCGGGCGACTGGCGCGTCGCGCCGACGCCCGCCGACCTCGACCGGCGCCGCGTCGAGATCACCGGCCCCGTCGACCGGAAGATGATGATCAACGCGCTCAACTCCCGCGCGGACTGCTTCATGGCCGACCTCGAGGACGCGAACAGCCCGACCTGGCGGAACGTCGTCGACGGGCAGGCGAACTTGATGGACGCCGTCCGGCGCACGCTCACGCTCGAACAGGGCGGGCGGCGCTACGCGCTCGACGAGACCACGGCGACGTTGCTCGTCCGGCCGCGCGGGTGGCACCTCGACGAGCGTCACGTGCTCGTCGACGGGCGGCCGGTGTCGGCGACGTTGTTCGACTCCGGCCTCTACATGTTCCACAACGCGGCCGAGTCGCTCGCGCGCGGCACGGGGCCGTACTTCTACCTGCCGAAGCTCGAGAGCCGCGAGGAGGCGCGGCTCTGGAACGACGTGTTCGTCCACGCGCAGCAGGCGCTCGGCGTCCCGCACGGCAGCGTCCGCGCGACGGTCCTCGTCGAGACGATCCTCGCCGCGTTCGCGATGGACGAGATCCTCTTCGAACTGCGCGACCACGCGTCGGGGCTCAACGCCGGGCGCTGGGACTACATCTTCTCGGCGATCAAGAAGTTAGGCACTGCGCCCGGCGCGCCGGTGCTCCCGGACCGCGCGCAGGTGACGATGACCGTGCCGTTCATGCGCGCCTACACCGAGCTCCTCGTCCGCACCTGCCACCGCCGCGGCGCGCACGCGATCGGCGGGATGGCCGCGTTCATTCCCAACCGGCGCGACGCCGCCGTGACCGAGGCCGCGGTCGCGCGCGTGCGCGAAGACAAGCTCCGCGAGGCCGCCGACGGCTTCGACGGGACGTGGGTGGCGCACCCGGACCTCGTGCCCGTCGCGATGCAGGTCTTCGCCGAACGACTCGGCGAGCGCCCGAACCAGAAAGATCGCCTGCGCGATGACGTCGTCGCCGACGCGCGCGCGATCGCGGACCTCCGCGTGCCGGGCGGCACGGTCACGGACGCGGGCGTGCGGCTCAATGTGAACGTCGCGCTACAGTACCTCGAGGCGTGGCTGCGCGGCTCGGGGGCGGTCGCGATCCACAACCTGATGGAGGACGCGGCGACGGCCGAGATCTCGCGCGCGCAGCTCTGGCAGTGGGTGCACCGGGGCGTCACCACCGCCGACGGCACGCGCGTTACCCCCGAGCACTACCGCGCCGTGCGGACGGCCGAGCTGGACGCGCTCGAGGCCGAGCGCGCCGGCACGGGCCACCGGCTCGCCGCCGCCGCCGCGCTCCTCGACCGCCTCGTGCTGAGCGAGAAGTTCGAGGAGTTCCTGACGTTAGGCGCATACGCCCTGCTCGACGGTGCGGTCGACGCGGACGGCACGGCCGTGCCCGGCGACGACCCCGACCCCGAGCCGCCGCACGGCGACCCCCTGCGGGGGCACGTCACGGCACGAACACCGCGCTGA
- a CDS encoding MFS transporter codes for MATTVREAAAPSGAVATAASRAAAAFAEEQNQYKWIILVGLITAAIMEVLDTTIINVALPQMAGNLGATQQEISWVSTSYILSNVIFLPMTAFFTQRFGRQRYLTFSIVLFIISSWLCGNSHSLGELVLWRLVQGAGGAALLSTAQATIRQIFPAEQQGLVQAIFLLGIIVAPTLGPTLGGWITDNYTWNWCFFINVPIGIVSTFLVSNFLVDPPGMQNKNVPVDWLGIGLLATGLGSLQYVLEEGNEKDWFSDAWIVRLAVLAGVTLAAMLWWELSPRNEHPVVNFRVLKNRQLASSIFLFVAMGFGLYGGTFIYPLFTQSLLHFSPTETGLTMLPGGLATAATAIICGRALNGAKPLVDARLLILIGMALFMWSMWDLGHLTTAAGEPDTRLALLIRGAGLGFLFTPINNVAYASLKPSEAQQAAGLINLARQLGGSFGIAILANYLTTHTDLHRSDVVSHLATGNVLTDARVQQTMGAFLARGLSTAEARQAAYKVLDGQVQAQASILSFNDAWLLLLITFVVVAPAVLLLRRPKGPAAAVDAH; via the coding sequence ATGGCCACCACCGTCAGAGAAGCCGCCGCACCGAGCGGGGCCGTCGCCACGGCCGCGAGCCGCGCGGCCGCGGCGTTCGCCGAAGAGCAGAACCAGTACAAGTGGATCATCCTCGTCGGCCTGATCACGGCCGCGATCATGGAGGTCCTCGACACGACAATCATCAACGTCGCGCTCCCCCAGATGGCCGGGAATCTCGGCGCCACGCAGCAGGAGATCAGCTGGGTCTCGACCAGCTACATCTTGTCCAACGTGATCTTCCTGCCGATGACCGCGTTCTTCACCCAGCGCTTCGGCCGCCAGCGGTACCTCACGTTCTCGATCGTCCTCTTCATCATCTCGTCGTGGCTGTGCGGGAACTCGCACTCGCTCGGCGAACTCGTGCTGTGGCGCCTCGTCCAGGGTGCCGGCGGTGCCGCGCTCCTCTCGACCGCGCAGGCGACCATCCGCCAGATTTTCCCGGCGGAGCAGCAGGGGCTCGTGCAGGCGATCTTCCTCCTCGGCATCATCGTCGCGCCGACGTTAGGCCCGACCCTCGGCGGGTGGATCACCGACAACTACACGTGGAACTGGTGCTTCTTCATCAACGTGCCGATCGGCATCGTGAGCACCTTCCTCGTCAGCAACTTCCTCGTCGACCCGCCGGGCATGCAGAACAAGAACGTGCCGGTCGACTGGCTCGGGATCGGCCTGCTCGCCACCGGCCTCGGCTCGCTGCAGTACGTGCTCGAAGAGGGGAACGAGAAGGACTGGTTCTCCGACGCGTGGATCGTGCGGCTCGCGGTGCTCGCGGGGGTCACGCTCGCGGCCATGCTCTGGTGGGAGCTCTCGCCGCGCAACGAGCACCCGGTCGTCAACTTCCGCGTGCTCAAGAACCGTCAGCTCGCCTCGAGCATCTTCCTGTTCGTCGCGATGGGCTTCGGCCTCTACGGCGGCACGTTCATCTACCCGCTCTTCACGCAGAGTCTGCTGCACTTTTCGCCGACCGAGACCGGCCTCACGATGCTCCCCGGCGGACTCGCCACCGCTGCCACCGCGATCATCTGCGGCCGCGCGCTTAACGGCGCCAAGCCGCTCGTCGACGCGCGGCTCCTCATCCTGATCGGGATGGCGCTGTTCATGTGGTCGATGTGGGATCTCGGGCACCTGACCACCGCCGCGGGCGAGCCGGACACGCGCCTGGCGCTGCTTATCCGCGGCGCGGGGCTTGGCTTCCTCTTCACGCCGATCAACAACGTCGCGTACGCGAGCCTCAAGCCCAGCGAGGCGCAGCAGGCGGCAGGCCTCATCAACCTGGCACGCCAGCTCGGCGGCTCGTTCGGCATCGCGATTCTCGCCAACTACCTGACGACGCACACCGACCTCCACCGCAGTGACGTCGTGAGCCACCTCGCGACCGGGAACGTCCTCACCGACGCCCGCGTGCAGCAGACGATGGGCGCGTTCCTCGCGCGCGGCTTGTCGACCGCGGAGGCCCGCCAGGCCGCGTACAAGGTGCTCGACGGTCAGGTGCAAGCGCAGGCGTCGATCCTCAGCTTCAACGACGCGTGGCTGCTGCTCCTGATCACGTTCGTCGTCGTCGCGCCGGCGGTGCTGCTCCTGCGGCGCCCGAAGGGTCCGGCCGCGGCGGTCGACGCGCACTGA
- the ftsH_1 gene encoding ATP-dependent zinc metalloprotease FtsH produces MPPSMPQPPKKPANWGRASKTIAFWLIVILIPVLLLQFTGAGRGDATDITDTQFRQQVAANNVKTAIFSGATTINGEFKSKVPLGRNNRAIDHYSTQLAAPASDKIVDALTASGVQVSREKEGASLGGMLIAFLPYLLLIGFWLFLFRQMQAGGAKAFSFGKSKAKLLTGDTPKVTFADVAGADEAKVELQEIIEFLKDPQKFTKLGGRLPKGALLVGPPGTGKTLLARAVAGEAGRPFFSMSGSDFVEMFVGVGASRVRDLFEQGKAHAPCIIFIDEIDAVGRHRGAGLGGGHDEREQTLNQLLVEMDGFESNDGVILIAATNRPDVLDPALLRPGRFDRQVVVDAPDLKGREGILRVHLRNKPIADDVTVNALARGTPGMSGADLANLVNEGALLAARRGHDKIWMNDLEEAKDKVMLGAERKSLVMKDEERRLTAYHEAGHAVCAILVKGNDPLHKVTIVPRGRALGVAFTLPEDDRVSVTREQIEARLAMAYGGRTAEEIIFGRERVTTGAASDIQQATGIARRYVSQWGLSDRIGPILVGDQEHEVFLGRELGSRREVSEQTAELVDSEVKRVIDEAYNRAKTVLTENVQLLHAVAASLLELETLSREDIEYLRRGEAIPPRPPAPTSPGPAPVASVALPQPKPVAPPLLGGPEVAPA; encoded by the coding sequence ATGCCTCCGTCGATGCCACAACCGCCCAAGAAGCCGGCCAACTGGGGACGCGCGTCTAAGACGATCGCTTTCTGGTTGATTGTCATTCTCATCCCGGTGCTGCTCCTGCAGTTTACCGGCGCCGGCCGCGGCGACGCGACCGACATCACCGACACGCAGTTCCGCCAGCAGGTCGCGGCCAACAACGTAAAGACCGCGATCTTCAGCGGCGCGACCACGATCAACGGCGAGTTCAAGAGCAAGGTCCCGCTCGGCCGCAACAACCGCGCGATCGACCACTACTCGACCCAGCTCGCCGCGCCCGCGTCCGACAAGATCGTCGACGCGCTCACGGCCAGCGGCGTCCAGGTCTCGCGCGAAAAGGAGGGCGCGTCGCTCGGCGGAATGTTGATCGCGTTCCTCCCGTACCTGCTCCTGATCGGCTTCTGGCTCTTCCTCTTCCGCCAGATGCAGGCGGGCGGGGCCAAGGCGTTCTCCTTCGGCAAGTCAAAGGCGAAGCTGCTGACCGGCGACACGCCCAAGGTCACCTTTGCCGACGTGGCCGGCGCGGACGAGGCGAAGGTTGAGCTGCAAGAGATCATCGAGTTCCTGAAGGACCCGCAAAAGTTCACGAAACTCGGCGGCCGCCTGCCCAAGGGCGCGCTCCTCGTCGGCCCTCCGGGAACTGGCAAGACGCTCCTCGCTCGCGCCGTCGCCGGTGAGGCAGGTCGTCCGTTCTTCTCGATGTCGGGGTCCGACTTCGTCGAGATGTTCGTCGGCGTCGGCGCGAGCCGCGTCCGCGACCTCTTCGAGCAGGGCAAGGCGCACGCGCCCTGCATCATCTTCATCGACGAGATCGACGCCGTCGGCCGGCACCGCGGCGCGGGGCTCGGCGGCGGGCACGACGAGCGTGAGCAGACACTCAACCAGCTGCTCGTCGAGATGGACGGCTTCGAGTCGAACGACGGCGTCATCCTGATCGCCGCGACGAACCGGCCGGACGTGCTCGATCCCGCGCTCCTCCGTCCGGGCCGCTTCGACCGCCAGGTCGTCGTCGACGCGCCCGACCTCAAGGGGCGTGAGGGGATCCTCCGCGTCCACCTCCGCAACAAGCCGATCGCCGACGACGTCACGGTGAACGCGCTCGCGCGCGGCACGCCCGGGATGTCGGGGGCCGACCTCGCGAACCTCGTGAACGAGGGCGCGCTGCTCGCGGCGCGCCGCGGCCACGACAAGATCTGGATGAACGACCTCGAGGAGGCCAAGGACAAGGTCATGCTCGGGGCCGAGCGGAAGTCGCTCGTGATGAAGGACGAGGAGCGCCGGTTGACGGCGTACCACGAGGCGGGACACGCCGTGTGCGCCATCCTCGTCAAGGGCAACGACCCGCTGCACAAGGTGACGATCGTGCCGCGCGGCCGCGCCCTCGGCGTCGCCTTCACCCTCCCCGAGGACGACCGGGTCTCGGTCACCCGCGAGCAGATCGAGGCGCGCCTCGCGATGGCTTACGGCGGCCGAACGGCGGAGGAGATCATTTTCGGCCGTGAGCGCGTCACCACGGGCGCCGCCAGCGACATCCAGCAAGCGACCGGGATCGCGCGCCGCTACGTCTCGCAGTGGGGCCTCTCGGACCGCATCGGCCCGATCCTCGTCGGTGACCAGGAGCACGAGGTCTTCCTCGGCCGCGAGCTCGGCAGCCGCCGCGAGGTTTCCGAGCAGACGGCCGAGCTCGTCGACTCGGAGGTCAAGCGGGTGATCGACGAGGCGTACAACCGCGCGAAGACGGTGCTCACGGAGAACGTGCAGTTGCTCCACGCCGTCGCGGCGTCGCTGCTCGAGCTCGAGACGCTGTCCCGTGAGGACATCGAGTACCTGCGCCGCGGCGAGGCGATTCCGCCGCGACCGCCGGCCCCGACATCGCCCGGGCCCGCGCCGGTCGCCTCGGTCGCACTCCCGCAGCCCAAGCCCGTGGCCCCGCCGCTTCTCGGCGGCCCGGAAGTCGCACCGGCGTAA
- a CDS encoding ammonium transporter encodes MIQTPLTPPTVSAGDTAWILVSTALVMVMVPGLAFFYGGLVRGKSALNTMLMSIASLALVSVQWILCGYSLAFAPGSRWVGGLGWRFLSGVGAVPNPTYAAGVPHVLYAGYQAMFAGITIAIVSGAIVERMRFPAYLAFALLWSTFVYDPLAHWVWGDGGWLKQLGALDFAGGTVVHISAGAAALVAAVALGRRRGIERRPPVPHNVPFVLLGAGLLWFGWFGFNAGSALAADGIAANALVTTHVAASSALLTWLALEAIRGARPSAVGAATGAVVGLVAITPAAGYVTPGSAIAIGVLAAAASFGALHLRARTRVDDSLDVFACHGVGGIVGALLTGVFATKAVNPGGADGLLAGNPHLLAVQALAVLATLVWAGALSVGILALVHVVSPLRVSVPDEIDGVDVSEHGESAYQGESADLAGRGTALGGSVYLPPDEVGVFASLPVTPTPRVARQ; translated from the coding sequence ATGATCCAGACACCTTTGACGCCGCCGACCGTGAGCGCGGGTGACACGGCGTGGATCCTCGTCTCGACCGCGCTCGTGATGGTCATGGTCCCCGGACTCGCCTTCTTCTACGGCGGCCTCGTGCGGGGCAAGAGCGCGCTCAACACGATGCTGATGAGCATCGCGTCGCTCGCGCTCGTTTCCGTCCAGTGGATCCTTTGTGGCTACTCGCTCGCATTCGCCCCGGGGTCGCGCTGGGTCGGTGGGCTCGGCTGGCGCTTCCTGTCCGGGGTCGGTGCGGTCCCGAACCCGACCTACGCGGCCGGTGTCCCGCACGTGCTCTACGCCGGTTACCAGGCGATGTTCGCCGGCATCACAATCGCAATCGTCTCCGGCGCGATCGTGGAACGGATGCGGTTCCCGGCCTACCTCGCGTTCGCGCTCCTCTGGTCGACGTTCGTCTACGACCCGCTCGCGCACTGGGTGTGGGGTGACGGCGGCTGGCTCAAGCAGCTCGGCGCGCTCGACTTCGCCGGCGGCACAGTCGTGCACATTTCGGCCGGCGCCGCCGCACTCGTCGCGGCGGTTGCACTCGGCCGGCGCCGCGGCATCGAACGCCGTCCGCCCGTCCCGCACAACGTACCCTTCGTCCTGCTCGGCGCCGGCCTCCTCTGGTTCGGCTGGTTCGGCTTCAACGCCGGCTCGGCCCTCGCCGCCGACGGGATCGCGGCCAACGCTCTCGTCACGACGCACGTCGCGGCGTCGTCGGCGCTCCTCACCTGGCTCGCGCTCGAGGCAATCCGCGGCGCACGGCCCTCGGCCGTGGGCGCCGCGACCGGCGCCGTCGTCGGCCTCGTCGCGATCACGCCGGCGGCCGGCTACGTCACGCCCGGGAGCGCGATCGCGATCGGCGTCCTCGCGGCCGCGGCGAGCTTCGGCGCGCTGCACCTGCGCGCGCGCACCCGCGTCGACGACTCGCTCGACGTATTCGCGTGTCACGGCGTCGGCGGCATCGTCGGCGCGCTACTCACGGGCGTGTTCGCCACGAAGGCCGTCAACCCAGGCGGCGCGGACGGCCTTCTCGCCGGGAATCCGCATCTTCTCGCGGTCCAGGCGCTCGCCGTGCTCGCCACACTCGTATGGGCCGGCGCGCTGAGTGTCGGGATTCTCGCGCTCGTCCACGTCGTCTCGCCGCTCCGCGTCAGCGTCCCCGACGAGATCGATGGCGTTGACGTCAGCGAGCACGGAGAGAGCGCGTACCAGGGCGAGTCGGCGGACCTCGCCGGCCGCGGTACCGCGCTCGGCGGCAGCGTCTACCTGCCGCCCGACGAAGTCGGTGTTTTCGCGTCGCTTCCGGTCACGCCGACGCCGCGCGTTGCCCGGCAGTGA
- a CDS encoding nitrogen regulatory protein P-II, with translation MKLITAIIRPERLPEVKAALFRVGVTGVTVSRVAGHGGEREVVQRYRAETVVLEFHDKVRLEMACSEPFVEPCVQAILGAARTGDVGDGKIFVQALEQVVRIRTGERDVAALTPVTADAVQRRERELAAAGHAEDAA, from the coding sequence GTGAAGCTCATCACCGCAATCATCCGCCCGGAACGCCTGCCCGAGGTCAAGGCGGCTCTCTTTCGCGTCGGCGTCACCGGCGTGACCGTCTCGCGCGTTGCCGGCCACGGCGGCGAGCGCGAGGTCGTGCAGCGCTACCGCGCCGAAACAGTGGTCCTCGAGTTCCACGACAAGGTCCGGCTCGAGATGGCGTGCTCGGAGCCTTTCGTCGAGCCGTGCGTCCAGGCGATCCTCGGCGCGGCGCGCACGGGCGACGTCGGTGACGGGAAGATCTTCGTCCAGGCGCTCGAACAGGTCGTGCGCATCCGGACCGGGGAGCGCGACGTCGCGGCACTCACACCCGTCACCGCCGACGCGGTGCAGCGCCGCGAGCGCGAGCTCGCCGCCGCGGGCCACGCGGAGGACGCCGCATGA